From Terriglobia bacterium, a single genomic window includes:
- a CDS encoding tetratricopeptide repeat protein gives MFWNCLIVIFLSHKWLYRHAMLVFLIVPVALGQTRMPSAAVPNSPNSAEYTQAVNLLKSHQVDQALAAIRAGLDKNPSDWQLYDLQGLAESSIGHANKAEASFQKVIQLAPKRALGYADLGVLYFQLGKSDEAARLFKLALDREQDNFRALLGLGTILLGSNQPAQAAEMLKTAWSSNPGNFRAGYEYALALRDLKRPREAREVLAKMPAPAQPEFATKYYALSGSTEEDLQNWPAAARDYSRAYHFDPGEIEIYSSWVRAAVKSRDPNEIRALPPPPAGFSAQQHFALGTMFASAGSFKQAIPEFRATLQADPANEAAAYNLALSCQQMGNSQEAISVIQSALQHKPSAALYNLLGSVEEQSGNYVQAARDLRRAVDLNPASEEYYFDLGMEYLSHYAFRPALDAFEVADTKFPGTLREKVGLGYAHYGLHQYPEAEQAFLDAIEISPSAPAAIAAWNTLSSFLTPGGYQKISGRLRQLAEAHPSSAEALYYCGVSIFQSGEGMGKPAGLAAAEEYLKRAISLKPDYALAHLELGQIYASRNDFGNAISQFLEAIRIDPDSAISHYQLGQVYRKTGKLKMAGQELAQYSLLSQEERSEMSHHQSEIKKFLIVETARPGK, from the coding sequence ATGTTTTGGAATTGCCTGATCGTCATTTTTCTGTCCCATAAGTGGCTTTACCGTCATGCCATGCTGGTTTTCCTGATCGTTCCCGTGGCCTTGGGACAAACGCGTATGCCATCGGCGGCGGTTCCCAACAGTCCGAATTCCGCCGAATACACTCAGGCGGTAAATCTGCTGAAAAGCCATCAGGTGGATCAGGCGCTTGCGGCAATCCGCGCGGGGCTGGATAAGAACCCTTCCGACTGGCAACTGTACGACTTGCAGGGGCTTGCCGAGAGTTCAATAGGACACGCTAATAAGGCCGAAGCCAGCTTTCAAAAAGTGATTCAATTGGCTCCCAAACGCGCTCTGGGCTATGCCGATCTGGGCGTGCTGTATTTCCAGTTGGGAAAGTCAGACGAGGCGGCGCGGCTTTTCAAGTTGGCGCTTGACCGCGAGCAAGACAATTTCAGGGCCTTGCTGGGGCTCGGCACGATTCTTCTTGGATCCAATCAACCCGCACAAGCGGCGGAAATGTTAAAAACTGCGTGGAGTTCGAACCCCGGTAACTTCCGGGCCGGCTATGAGTATGCCCTGGCTTTGCGCGATCTGAAGCGACCGAGGGAGGCTCGAGAGGTCCTCGCGAAGATGCCCGCCCCTGCCCAGCCCGAATTCGCTACGAAATATTATGCTCTTTCAGGGTCAACGGAAGAGGACCTGCAAAACTGGCCTGCGGCGGCCCGGGATTATTCCCGTGCATACCACTTCGATCCTGGAGAAATCGAAATCTATTCATCCTGGGTCCGCGCGGCGGTCAAAAGCAGGGACCCAAATGAGATTCGTGCGCTTCCACCTCCTCCTGCAGGGTTCTCCGCTCAGCAGCATTTCGCTCTAGGTACGATGTTCGCCTCCGCAGGATCGTTCAAGCAGGCCATACCCGAGTTCAGGGCCACCTTGCAGGCGGACCCCGCCAATGAGGCGGCGGCGTACAATCTGGCGCTTTCCTGCCAGCAAATGGGCAACTCCCAGGAGGCCATTAGCGTGATTCAATCCGCCCTGCAGCATAAGCCTTCGGCCGCGCTCTATAATCTGCTAGGTTCGGTGGAAGAGCAAAGCGGGAATTACGTTCAGGCCGCGCGAGATTTGCGGCGGGCCGTGGACCTCAATCCGGCGAGCGAAGAATACTACTTCGACCTCGGAATGGAATACCTGTCGCATTACGCATTTCGGCCCGCACTCGATGCATTCGAAGTGGCCGACACAAAGTTTCCCGGCACTCTCCGCGAGAAGGTGGGTCTGGGTTATGCCCATTACGGGTTGCACCAGTACCCGGAGGCGGAGCAGGCTTTTCTGGATGCGATTGAAATCAGCCCTTCTGCCCCGGCTGCAATTGCGGCATGGAATACGCTGTCTTCTTTTCTCACACCCGGCGGATACCAAAAGATCAGCGGGCGCTTGCGCCAACTCGCTGAGGCCCACCCATCGAGCGCCGAAGCTCTCTATTACTGCGGCGTCAGCATTTTTCAATCTGGCGAAGGGATGGGCAAGCCCGCCGGCCTGGCCGCTGCCGAAGAATACTTGAAGCGTGCGATAAGTCTGAAGCCCGATTACGCCCTTGCGCATCTTGAGTTGGGGCAGATCTATGCGTCCCGCAATGACTTTGGAAATGCGATCTCCCAGTTTCTGGAAGCGATCAGGATCGATCCTGACTCCGCAATAAGCCACTACCAGCTTGGCCAAGTCTACCGGAAAACAGGGAAGCTGAAGATGGCCGGGCAAGAACTTGCTCAATACTCCCTTTTATCGCAGGAAGAACGCTCCGAGATGTCGCATCATCAAAGTGAAATCAAGAAGTTTCTCATCGTGGAGACAGCCAGACCTGGTAAGTAA
- a CDS encoding CRTAC1 family protein: MNRRQVLQLLGAASVSCLARKRLWPQFPAASAQGAAFPHYVDVAGRAGLTARTVLQGDPSNDFLLATTGGGVALIDYDNDGWLDIFLLNCWGLHGFHEGEAPTNHLYRNNRDGTFTDVTLKAGLTSHGWSQGVCVGDYDNDGFPDLFVTQYGHNLLYHNNHDGTFTDVTRGAGLNASPPAWNSGAAFLDYDRDGSLDLFVSHYVDYQYGLTLYGSNPNLEGTQSPVLYGVAGLKGTFNTLYRNNGDGTFTDVSEKAGILKTRPTYGFTPLVADFDNDGWPDIYVADDSTPSLLYQNNHDGAFSEIGLLAGVAFNSNGHTQAGMGVDVGDYDGDGRLDILKTNFSDEPPALFHNDGQGFFTDVTVQAGLAGAVQNVKWGTAFLDFDNDGSQDIVIVTGPIYPPGVNSHHPMASESGKNLLFRNLGNGRFEDISAESGPAFSESRCGRGLAVGDLFHTGQLDLVVNNINDRPSLLRNQRPSSNSWLLIRLVGTKTNKSAIGSRVTVIAGAQRAMQEVRSGGSFCSQNDLRLHFGLGPNVRSARMEVRWLSGSTQVLERVPANRLVTIEEGKGIVAQEPW; encoded by the coding sequence ATGAATAGAAGGCAGGTGCTTCAACTTTTGGGCGCGGCGTCCGTCTCCTGCCTGGCAAGGAAGCGCCTGTGGCCACAGTTTCCTGCGGCGTCTGCTCAGGGCGCAGCCTTTCCTCACTATGTCGATGTTGCCGGTCGCGCCGGGCTGACCGCCAGGACCGTGCTGCAAGGCGACCCATCAAATGATTTCCTTTTGGCTACCACGGGCGGCGGCGTGGCGCTGATTGACTATGACAACGACGGCTGGCTGGACATCTTCCTGCTGAATTGCTGGGGACTACACGGTTTTCACGAGGGCGAAGCTCCCACCAATCATCTCTACCGAAATAATCGCGACGGGACCTTTACGGATGTGACCCTGAAGGCGGGTCTCACATCCCACGGCTGGAGCCAGGGAGTGTGCGTTGGCGATTACGACAATGACGGGTTCCCGGATTTGTTTGTCACCCAGTACGGCCACAATCTTCTTTACCACAACAACCATGACGGAACGTTCACAGACGTCACGCGCGGCGCGGGCCTCAATGCGTCGCCGCCGGCATGGAATTCAGGCGCCGCCTTTCTCGACTACGACCGTGACGGCAGTCTCGACCTGTTCGTTTCTCATTACGTCGACTACCAATACGGGCTCACCTTGTATGGCAGCAATCCGAATCTTGAGGGCACTCAATCGCCCGTTCTGTATGGCGTCGCGGGCTTGAAGGGGACTTTCAACACCCTCTACCGCAACAACGGCGACGGTACTTTTACGGACGTATCGGAGAAGGCAGGAATCCTGAAGACGCGCCCCACCTATGGGTTTACACCGCTGGTGGCCGACTTTGATAACGACGGTTGGCCCGATATTTATGTGGCGGACGATTCCACTCCCAGCCTGCTTTACCAAAACAATCACGACGGCGCCTTTTCAGAGATTGGCCTTCTGGCTGGTGTGGCATTTAACAGCAATGGCCATACCCAGGCCGGCATGGGCGTTGACGTAGGCGACTACGACGGTGATGGAAGGCTCGATATTCTGAAAACAAATTTCTCGGACGAACCCCCTGCCCTTTTCCACAATGATGGGCAGGGATTCTTCACAGACGTTACGGTCCAAGCAGGGCTTGCGGGGGCCGTGCAGAATGTGAAATGGGGAACGGCATTTTTGGATTTTGACAACGACGGCAGCCAGGACATCGTGATTGTTACGGGCCCGATTTATCCTCCTGGCGTGAACAGCCATCATCCCATGGCGTCCGAAAGCGGCAAAAATCTTCTTTTCCGCAATCTGGGTAACGGACGATTCGAAGACATCTCTGCAGAATCCGGGCCCGCGTTTTCAGAATCGCGCTGTGGCCGGGGGCTGGCCGTTGGCGACCTGTTCCACACCGGACAGCTCGACCTGGTGGTGAACAACATCAACGACCGGCCGTCTTTGCTTCGCAACCAGCGGCCTTCGTCGAATTCGTGGCTGCTCATCAGGCTCGTCGGGACGAAAACCAATAAATCCGCCATCGGTTCACGAGTAACTGTAATCGCTGGAGCGCAGCGGGCAATGCAGGAGGTCAGAAGCGGCGGCAGCTTCTGTTCGCAGAATGATCTGCGATTGCACTTCGGCCTGGGACCGAACGTGCGCTCGGCGCGCATGGAGGTGCGCTGGTTGAGCGGAAGCACACAGGTTCTGGAGCGCGTGCCGGCCAATCGACTGGTGACCATCGAGGAAGGCAAAGGCATAGTGGCGCAGGAACCGTGGTAA